The Antedon mediterranea chromosome 7, ecAntMedi1.1, whole genome shotgun sequence genome has a segment encoding these proteins:
- the LOC140054827 gene encoding uncharacterized protein: MCNSNPCQNGGTCHMSNNTCVCPDKYVGLHCEIKCPIDCICYGIEDQYNLYFDIKCVKKTVPWSDIAALIIKMNKYKPLERMWLQGYDERVLNIFKDNNLSSLQSM; encoded by the exons ATGTGTAACAGCAATCCATGTCAGAATGGAGGTACATGTCACATGTCAAATAATACATGTGTTTGTCCTGATAAATATGTTGGTCTTCATTGTGAAATCA AATGTCCAATTGATTGCATATGTTATGGTATAGAGGATCaatacaatttgtattttgaCATCAAGTGTGTGAAGAAAACAGTGCCATGGAGTGACATAGCAGCATTGATCATTAAGATGAATAAGTATAAGCCTTTAGAACGCAT gtGGCTGCAAGGGTATGATGAGAGGGTTTTAAATATCTTTAAGGATAATAATTTATCAAGTCTTCAATCGATGTAA